Genomic window (Palaemon carinicauda isolate YSFRI2023 chromosome 42, ASM3689809v2, whole genome shotgun sequence):
GGACATAATAACCCAAGTTGTCAGCGAGATAAAACAAAGTCCTGCAAAAATCAGCATGCAGATCGATGAAACAACTGACGTTTCAAACCACAGTCAATTGCTTGTATTTGTACGATATGTACATGAAAAGAACATCAAGGAAGAGTTTTTATTTTGTGAACGACTCGAAACCACAACCAAAGCAGTTGACGTATTCAAGCTGATCCAATCTTTCTTAGATCGTCATGAGCTGGCATGGGATTTGATTGGGTCTATTTGTACGGATGGCGCTCCTGCCCTGATTGGCAAGAAATCTGGATTCGTTGCTATAGTCAAGGAGAAAGCTCCACGTGTGCTTACCACCCACTGTGTTCTACATCGCCAAGTTCTGGCATCCAAAACCTTGCCAAAGATACTGAAAGAAGCGATGGGAATAGTTGTGCAAACGGTCAACTTCATTCGTGGACGTCCATTGAATCACAGACTGTTTAAAATATTCTGTGACGAGATTGGAGCGGAACACGGAGTGTTACTGTACCACACAGAAGTACGTTGGCTGAGTCGTGGCAGTGTTCTCACACGTGTAGTGGAACTTCAGGATGAAATTCTCGAATTTCTCAAGCATCAACAATCCCCTCTTGCAAAGCACTTTGAAGATGAACATTTCATTGTTAGTCTGGGATATTTGGCTGATATTTTCAGTCTTCTCAATGATCTGAACACATCAATGCAGGGAAGAGATGTGGACATCATTCGAGCCAGGGGAAAAGTCGTCGCATTCACAAGGAAACTACCTATCTGGTGTCGCCGTGTTGAAAGTGGTAACCTGGCAAACTTTCCTAACCTTGACAATATTCTTACTAAAGATGGTAAAACACTACCTGTAGAAATACTTCAAGAAGTCAAGAATCATTtggaaattctaagtacaaattttGAGGGTTACTTTTCAGATACTAATGATCTTTGCATGGAATTGGTTTGGATACAAAACCCTTTCTCATTTGATGTATCGAGACTTGAGTGATAACGATATAGCAAAGGATGATTTCATTGAATTCCAAGAGGACCCAAGAAAGAAAGCTGATTTCGAAAGGGCTGGGATGGATGTCAAGCAGTTTTGGTGTGAACAAATCTCAGCTTACCCAAGCTTAGCAATGAGAGCAATGAACGTTTTGGTTCCCTTCACAACTACGTATCTCTGTGAAATAGGATTCTCTGCATTATTAAATCTGAATTCAAAGTGGAGAAATAGACTTGATGTGTCAGATGACATGCGAGTAGCTTTGTCAGCAACTGTAACACGATTCGATGCTTTGATTGCAGGAAAACAACAGCAAATATCTCACTAGGCTTGTAAaagtatgttttatgttgtcaatttggaaaaaaaacttgTACA
Coding sequences:
- the LOC137633034 gene encoding protein FAM200C-like, with protein sequence MIAREKNPHTIGETLVKPCALEMAKIVLGEDAAKKLSQVSVSNDTVHQRIKDMSQDIITQVVSEIKQSPAKISMQIDETTDVSNHSQLLVFVRYVHEKNIKEEFLFCERLETTTKAVDVFKLIQSFLDRHELAWDLIGSICTDGAPALIGKKSGFVAIVKEKAPRVLTTHCVLHRQVLASKTLPKILKEAMGIVVQTVNFIRGRPLNHRLFKIFCDEIGAEHGVLLYHTEVRWLSRGSVLTRVVELQDEILEFLKHQQSPLAKHFEDEHFIVSLGYLADIFSLLNDLNTSMQGRDVDIIRARGKVVAFTRKLPIWCRRVESGNLILMIFAWNWFGYKTLSHLMYRDLSDNDIAKDDFIEFQEDPRKKADFERAGMDVKQFWCEQISAYPSLAMRAMNVLVPFTTTYLCEIGFSALLNLNSKWRNRLDVSDDMRVALSATVTRFDALIAGKQQQISH